The Gordonia sp. KTR9 genome contains a region encoding:
- a CDS encoding acyl-CoA dehydrogenase family protein has product MATPTSASPDEQAPAAKTPSTTSPTPIATEPTVDDPVTPASVSADDELSADERALLVDNLRFVLDGRWRTTRETVRENSNRADLLPDPSRTLDEARAHTLEVMRELASQGFAAAGFAEDHGGSGDIGASITAIEMLGYADLSLMVKAGVQWGLFGGAVENLGTARHHEKYVPGIIDLSVLGCFAMTEAGHGSNVQAIETTATYDRDAREFVINSPTPSSRKDYIGGAAAHARYAAVFAQLVTGGPDEEAEGRGVHCFVVPIRDEDGNDLPGVTTSDCGYKGGLAGVDNGRIMFDNVRIPAENLLNRYADVAADGSYSSPIENTNRRFFTMLGTLIRGRVSVAATAGAAGRKALALATRYGLIRKQFEAPDATDEITVMDYLGHQRKLLPLIAKSYAIGFAQNEIIAELHEVQSVAPDDSDAGRQRQLEGQAAGLKAYATWHASHAINVSREACGGAGYLDENQLSIMRGDIDVFTTFEGDNTIMTQLIAKELLSAYSEDVQGLSAGGWVRFIAGMARDVVAEKTAVRQVVQTLLDGSDEDTEKSALTDRSTQIRLFRNREDHLVRTCAQRLRRALDDDNDAFEVFNNAQDHLLQVGHAHIERVVLEAFVEAIENCDSRSAADLLGKVCDLFVYSALEDDLSWFLMHRHISVERAKAIRRGVNELCLELRPHARSLVDAFGVPEELLRAPMLQNG; this is encoded by the coding sequence ATGGCAACCCCCACTTCGGCGAGTCCCGACGAACAGGCCCCTGCTGCGAAGACCCCTTCGACGACGAGTCCGACACCCATCGCCACCGAGCCGACCGTCGACGATCCGGTTACGCCGGCGTCGGTGTCCGCCGACGACGAGCTGTCCGCGGACGAGCGGGCCCTGCTGGTCGACAACCTGCGGTTCGTCCTCGACGGCCGCTGGCGCACGACGAGGGAGACGGTGCGCGAGAACTCGAATCGCGCGGACCTGCTGCCGGACCCGTCCCGGACACTCGACGAAGCCCGTGCGCACACCCTCGAGGTGATGCGCGAGCTCGCCTCTCAGGGCTTCGCCGCCGCCGGGTTCGCCGAAGACCACGGCGGCAGCGGTGACATCGGGGCGTCGATCACCGCCATCGAGATGCTCGGCTACGCGGACCTGTCGCTCATGGTGAAGGCGGGCGTGCAGTGGGGCCTCTTCGGTGGCGCCGTCGAGAACCTCGGCACCGCAAGGCATCACGAGAAGTACGTGCCCGGGATCATCGATCTGAGCGTTCTCGGTTGCTTCGCGATGACCGAGGCCGGCCACGGCTCGAACGTCCAGGCCATCGAGACCACGGCCACCTACGACCGCGATGCCCGCGAGTTCGTGATCAACTCCCCCACCCCGTCGTCCCGCAAGGACTACATCGGCGGCGCCGCCGCACACGCCCGCTACGCCGCCGTGTTCGCGCAGCTCGTCACCGGCGGACCCGACGAGGAGGCCGAAGGGCGTGGGGTGCACTGCTTCGTGGTGCCCATCCGCGACGAGGACGGCAACGACCTGCCCGGTGTCACCACCAGTGACTGCGGATACAAGGGCGGACTCGCCGGCGTCGACAACGGCCGGATCATGTTCGACAACGTCCGGATCCCCGCGGAGAACCTGCTGAACCGCTACGCCGACGTCGCCGCGGACGGCAGCTACAGCTCCCCCATCGAGAACACCAACCGCCGGTTCTTCACGATGCTCGGCACCCTGATCCGCGGCCGCGTGAGTGTGGCCGCGACTGCCGGTGCCGCCGGCCGCAAGGCGTTGGCACTGGCTACCCGCTACGGCCTGATCCGCAAGCAGTTCGAGGCACCCGACGCCACCGACGAGATCACGGTGATGGACTACCTGGGCCATCAACGAAAGCTGTTGCCGCTCATCGCCAAGTCGTATGCTATCGGGTTCGCGCAGAACGAGATCATCGCCGAGCTCCACGAGGTGCAGTCGGTCGCGCCCGACGATTCCGACGCCGGACGTCAGCGCCAGCTCGAGGGACAGGCCGCCGGCCTGAAGGCCTACGCCACGTGGCACGCCTCCCACGCCATCAACGTCAGCCGCGAAGCCTGCGGCGGCGCAGGCTATCTCGATGAGAACCAGCTGTCGATCATGCGTGGCGACATCGACGTCTTCACCACCTTCGAGGGCGACAACACGATCATGACGCAGCTGATCGCCAAGGAGCTGCTGTCGGCGTATTCCGAAGATGTGCAGGGACTCTCGGCCGGCGGCTGGGTGCGTTTCATCGCCGGCATGGCACGTGACGTGGTGGCCGAGAAGACCGCGGTCCGGCAGGTCGTGCAGACCCTGCTCGACGGCTCCGACGAGGACACCGAGAAGTCGGCCCTCACCGACCGCAGCACGCAGATCCGGCTGTTCCGCAATCGCGAGGATCACCTCGTCCGCACGTGTGCGCAACGTCTGCGTCGCGCACTCGACGACGACAACGATGCCTTCGAGGTGTTCAACAACGCGCAGGACCATCTGCTGCAGGTGGGACACGCACACATCGAGCGTGTCGTGCTCGAGGCCTTCGTCGAGGCGATCGAGAACTGCGATTCCCGTTCGGCGGCAGACCTTCTGGGCAAGGTGTGCGACCTGTTCGTCTATTCGGCGCTGGAGGACGACCTGTCCTGGTTCCTGATGCACCGGCACATCTCGGTGGAGCGCGCCAAGGCGATCCGCCGCGGCGTGAACGAGCTCTGCCTGGAGCTGCGCCCGCACGCACGGTCGCTGGTCGACGCGTTCGGCGTCCCCGAGGAGCTGCTGCGCGCACCCATGCTGCAGAACGGCTGA
- a CDS encoding TetR family transcriptional regulator, producing the protein MSAADSDPAAFRTRVVAESIRLFSEHGYESTTVEQLAAAAGMSRRTFFRQFGSKEDVIFADHESLLAQVGARLAADRGDPWLAVCAAAELVFGHFVRDRELAVRRAQVVQEVPALRDRELVTTYRYQGAFEEFLRTRLPDESPVHVVAYVAAVTGTHNFLLRQMIRGDAEATPERLRVELERVAVALGAGRAGEASTRRATPGRQVTVVTYPTGTSPAEVARRVAEELGEG; encoded by the coding sequence ATGTCAGCCGCGGACTCCGATCCGGCCGCGTTCCGCACGCGGGTCGTCGCCGAGTCGATCCGTCTGTTCAGCGAGCACGGGTACGAGTCGACGACCGTCGAGCAGCTCGCGGCGGCGGCCGGCATGTCCCGCCGCACGTTCTTCCGGCAGTTCGGGTCCAAGGAAGACGTGATCTTCGCCGACCACGAGTCGTTGCTCGCCCAGGTCGGCGCTCGGCTCGCCGCCGACCGCGGTGACCCGTGGCTGGCCGTCTGTGCCGCCGCGGAACTGGTCTTCGGCCACTTCGTCCGCGATCGGGAACTCGCGGTGCGCCGGGCGCAGGTGGTGCAGGAGGTGCCGGCACTGCGAGACCGGGAACTGGTGACCACCTATCGCTACCAGGGGGCGTTCGAGGAGTTCCTGCGCACCCGGCTGCCCGACGAGTCGCCGGTTCACGTCGTCGCCTACGTCGCCGCGGTCACCGGCACCCACAACTTCCTGCTCCGGCAGATGATCCGCGGCGATGCCGAGGCCACGCCGGAACGCCTGCGCGTGGAGCTCGAACGGGTAGCTGTGGCACTCGGTGCCGGACGGGCCGGGGAGGCGTCGACCCGGCGGGCGACACCGGGCAGACAGGTCACCGTCGTGACCTATCCGACGGGGACCTCGCCGGCGGAAGTCGCACGTCGCGTGGCCGAGGAGCTGGGGGAGGGCTGA
- a CDS encoding redox-sensing transcriptional repressor Rex, whose product MGAERAKSADADPPASVVPAPDIPAADIPGPTVARLATYLHVLRSFSRRGVLVASSGELATAAGVNPAILRKDLSYVGANGVRGVGYDVGRLTARISMTLHTDSIHTVALAGAGSLGRALLSHAGFGRGFRVVAMFDADPALTGTVLEAGGPRVAPLTDIADVCQRAVPTVEIAVIATADDDARNAFDAFVAAGVRQVLNVTPVSLPAESDVVVRQVDLALELQVLAFQASRGSRDDVKEPRGTKPARRHQGNAMGEETVTA is encoded by the coding sequence GTGGGCGCGGAGCGTGCGAAGTCGGCTGACGCCGACCCTCCCGCGTCTGTCGTCCCCGCCCCAGACATCCCGGCCGCCGACATCCCCGGACCCACAGTCGCCCGGCTGGCGACCTATCTGCACGTGCTGCGCTCGTTCAGCCGCCGGGGCGTCCTGGTGGCGTCCAGCGGCGAACTGGCGACGGCGGCCGGTGTCAACCCCGCGATCCTGCGCAAGGACCTCTCGTATGTCGGCGCCAACGGCGTGCGGGGGGTCGGCTACGACGTGGGCAGGCTGACCGCCCGGATCTCGATGACCCTGCACACCGACAGCATCCACACCGTTGCGCTCGCCGGCGCCGGCTCGCTGGGACGCGCACTGCTGTCGCACGCCGGCTTCGGGCGAGGGTTCCGGGTCGTTGCGATGTTCGACGCCGATCCGGCCCTGACCGGCACGGTCCTGGAGGCCGGCGGCCCCCGGGTGGCGCCGCTGACCGACATCGCGGACGTCTGCCAACGGGCGGTCCCGACGGTCGAGATCGCGGTGATCGCCACGGCCGACGACGACGCCCGGAACGCCTTCGACGCCTTCGTGGCCGCAGGGGTTCGGCAGGTGCTCAACGTCACGCCGGTGTCGCTTCCGGCGGAGTCGGATGTTGTCGTCAGACAAGTTGATCTAGCCTTGGAACTACAGGTGTTGGCTTTCCAGGCCTCTCGCGGGTCGCGCGACGACGTCAAGGAGCCGCGCGGAACGAAGCCGGCTCGCAGGCACCAGGGAAACGCAATGGGTGAAGAAACGGTGACAGCGTGA
- a CDS encoding manganese catalase family protein, producing MFRHTDYMQFDVKPEKPDPIYARKLQELLGGAYGEMTVTMQYLMQGWNCRMKGKYKDMIMDIATEEIGHVEMIATMVARLLEGAPVTNSTENALGDPVVAAVLGGTDPTQAIFSGGGPRLADSNGVPWNSGYITHSGNLLADFHANVTAEAQGRVQTARLWHMTDDPGVKAMLRFNLARDTFHQNLWLKGIEELKEDGLEGTIAPDDLFDEEFSEHASTLWHLSDGEDSNKGGWASGPTPDGAHEFKFLADPQPLGDRQSGPPPDPKLYATYDGAMGTPQKPQFGTEKGVIGKIKDAVDPDPSG from the coding sequence ATGTTCCGCCACACCGATTACATGCAATTCGACGTCAAACCCGAGAAGCCCGACCCCATCTACGCGCGCAAGCTCCAGGAGCTGCTCGGCGGCGCCTACGGCGAGATGACCGTGACCATGCAGTACCTCATGCAGGGCTGGAACTGCCGCATGAAGGGCAAATACAAGGACATGATCATGGACATCGCGACCGAGGAGATCGGTCACGTGGAGATGATCGCCACCATGGTCGCCCGTCTGCTCGAAGGCGCGCCGGTCACCAACTCGACCGAGAACGCTCTGGGAGATCCGGTGGTGGCGGCCGTACTCGGCGGCACCGATCCGACCCAGGCCATCTTCTCCGGCGGTGGGCCCCGCCTCGCCGACAGCAACGGCGTGCCCTGGAACAGCGGATACATCACACACAGCGGCAACCTCCTGGCCGACTTCCACGCGAACGTGACCGCCGAGGCCCAGGGACGCGTGCAGACCGCGCGTCTGTGGCACATGACCGATGACCCAGGCGTGAAGGCGATGCTGCGGTTCAACCTCGCCCGCGACACCTTCCACCAGAACCTGTGGCTCAAGGGCATCGAGGAGCTCAAGGAAGACGGGCTGGAGGGCACCATCGCCCCCGACGATCTGTTCGACGAGGAGTTCAGCGAGCACGCCAGCACGTTGTGGCACCTCTCCGACGGAGAGGACTCGAACAAGGGCGGCTGGGCCAGCGGACCCACCCCCGACGGTGCCCACGAGTTCAAGTTCCTGGCCGATCCGCAGCCCCTCGGCGACCGGCAGTCCGGCCCCCCACCGGACCCGAAGCTCTACGCCACCTACGACGGCGCGATGGGCACCCCGCAGAAGCCGCAGTTCGGCACCGAGAAGGGTGTCATCGGCAAGATCAAGGACGCCGTCGACCCCGACCCGTCCGGCTAG
- a CDS encoding uroporphyrinogen-III synthase, translating to MSRTKKANPGRILFVGSGPGDPDLLTVRARTVITNATTAYIDPDVPAPVVSLIGSAHRDEPDVDTRRSAKKAEKPADDATSTPASPPDEPQAVEGDAGQADEESVVRPALGDPAEVAKTLVAAARNGDDVVRVVSGDPLTTDSVLAEVNAVARTSVTFEVLPGLPAASVVPSYAGMPLGSTHTEADVRGEVDWAALAAAPGPLVLHATSGHLAETASALTEHGMAPQTPAAITINGTTCAQRTIEATLATLNEQGNALTGPLIVTVGKVVGARGKLSWWESRALYGWTVLVPRTKDQAGDMSERLVSHGAMPKEVPTIAVEPPRSPAQMERAVKGLVDGRYQWVVFTSTNAVRAVWEKFAEFGLDARAFSGVKIACVGEATAEKVRSFGINPELVPSGEQSSLGLLEEFPPYDDVFDPVNRILLPRADIATETLSEGLRDRGWEIDDVTAYRTVRAAPPPAETREMIKTGGFDAVCFTSSSTVRNLVGIAGKPHARTIVACIGPKTAETATEFGLRVDVQPENASVIELVDALAEHAARLRAEGALPPPRKKSRRSRS from the coding sequence ATGAGCCGTACGAAGAAGGCAAATCCCGGACGGATCCTGTTCGTGGGGTCGGGTCCAGGGGACCCAGACCTGCTCACCGTGCGGGCGCGCACCGTGATCACCAACGCGACCACGGCCTACATCGACCCCGATGTGCCCGCGCCGGTGGTGTCGCTGATCGGTAGTGCGCATCGCGACGAACCCGACGTCGACACTCGCCGATCCGCCAAGAAGGCCGAGAAACCCGCCGACGACGCCACGTCGACGCCCGCCTCCCCGCCCGACGAACCCCAGGCCGTCGAGGGTGATGCCGGCCAGGCCGACGAGGAGTCGGTGGTCCGGCCGGCGCTCGGCGACCCGGCCGAGGTCGCCAAGACCCTCGTCGCGGCGGCACGCAACGGCGACGACGTCGTGCGTGTGGTCTCCGGGGACCCGCTCACCACCGACTCGGTGCTCGCCGAGGTCAACGCCGTCGCCCGCACCTCGGTCACCTTCGAGGTCCTGCCGGGTCTGCCCGCGGCCTCCGTCGTGCCGAGCTATGCCGGTATGCCGCTCGGCTCGACCCACACCGAGGCCGACGTGCGCGGCGAGGTCGACTGGGCCGCCCTGGCGGCCGCGCCGGGCCCGCTGGTGCTGCACGCGACGTCGGGTCACCTCGCCGAGACCGCGAGCGCCCTCACCGAGCACGGGATGGCGCCCCAGACCCCGGCCGCGATCACCATCAACGGCACCACCTGCGCGCAGCGCACCATCGAGGCCACCCTCGCCACGCTCAACGAGCAGGGCAACGCACTCACCGGCCCGCTGATCGTCACGGTCGGCAAGGTCGTGGGTGCGCGCGGAAAGCTCTCGTGGTGGGAGTCGCGTGCCCTGTACGGCTGGACCGTCCTGGTGCCGCGTACCAAGGACCAGGCCGGCGACATGAGCGAGCGGCTCGTCAGCCACGGCGCCATGCCCAAGGAGGTGCCGACCATCGCGGTCGAGCCGCCGCGGAGTCCCGCGCAGATGGAACGCGCCGTCAAGGGGCTCGTCGACGGGCGCTACCAGTGGGTCGTGTTCACCTCCACCAACGCCGTCCGCGCGGTCTGGGAGAAGTTCGCCGAGTTCGGGCTCGACGCCCGGGCGTTCTCCGGCGTCAAGATCGCGTGCGTCGGTGAGGCCACCGCGGAGAAGGTGCGGTCCTTCGGCATCAACCCCGAACTCGTGCCGTCGGGTGAGCAGAGCTCGCTTGGCCTGCTCGAGGAATTCCCGCCCTACGACGACGTCTTCGACCCGGTCAACCGAATCCTGTTGCCGCGCGCGGACATCGCCACCGAGACCCTGTCCGAGGGACTGCGTGATCGCGGCTGGGAGATCGACGACGTCACCGCCTACCGCACCGTGCGCGCGGCCCCGCCGCCCGCCGAGACCCGCGAGATGATCAAGACCGGCGGCTTCGACGCGGTCTGCTTCACCTCCAGCTCGACGGTACGCAACCTCGTCGGCATCGCCGGAAAGCCGCACGCGCGCACCATCGTCGCGTGCATCGGACCCAAGACCGCCGAGACCGCAACCGAATTCGGACTCCGGGTGGATGTGCAGCCGGAGAACGCCTCGGTGATCGAGCTCGTCGACGCACTCGCCGAGCACGCTGCCCGCCTCCGGGCCGAGGGCGCACTTCCGCCCCCGCGCAAGAAGTCTCGCCGCTCGCGTTCCTGA
- the hemC gene encoding hydroxymethylbilane synthase → MSATSPAPIRIGTRGSLLATTQSQTIADALTAAGHPAELVIIKTAGDASAAPVAEIGVGVFTTAIRVALRNNEVDVAVHSYKDLPTAPEDDLTIAAVPTRVDPRDALVARDGLVLGELPPGSVIGTSAPRRAAQLKALGLGLEIRPLRGNLDSRLGKVASGELDAVVVARAGLVRIGRTEVVSEALEPVVMLPAPAQGALAVECRSDDAELVRILAELDDKSTRAAIDAERAVLAALEAGCTAPVGAIAEVVESIDEDGRIFAELSLRAAVAAEDGSDVIRASVVGPVDRAVQLGKDLAAELLELGAGDLVNSP, encoded by the coding sequence ATGAGCGCAACCTCTCCCGCGCCGATTCGGATCGGAACGCGGGGTTCGCTGCTGGCCACGACCCAGTCGCAGACCATCGCCGATGCGTTGACCGCCGCCGGACACCCGGCCGAGCTGGTCATCATCAAGACCGCCGGTGACGCCTCGGCGGCGCCGGTGGCCGAGATCGGTGTCGGGGTGTTCACCACCGCCATCCGCGTTGCCCTCCGGAACAACGAGGTCGACGTCGCGGTGCACTCCTACAAGGATCTCCCGACCGCCCCCGAGGACGACCTCACGATCGCGGCCGTCCCGACGCGCGTCGATCCCCGGGACGCGCTGGTCGCCCGTGACGGACTGGTGCTCGGCGAGCTCCCGCCCGGCTCGGTCATCGGCACCTCCGCCCCGCGACGGGCCGCGCAGCTTAAAGCATTGGGTCTCGGTTTGGAAATCCGCCCCCTACGAGGCAACCTTGATTCTCGGTTGGGCAAAGTCGCCAGCGGCGAACTCGACGCAGTCGTGGTCGCCCGCGCCGGACTCGTGCGGATCGGACGGACCGAAGTGGTCTCCGAAGCGCTCGAACCGGTGGTCATGCTGCCGGCTCCGGCGCAGGGTGCACTCGCTGTGGAGTGCCGCTCCGACGATGCCGAACTGGTGAGAATTCTCGCCGAGTTGGACGACAAGTCCACCCGCGCGGCAATTGATGCCGAACGGGCGGTACTCGCGGCTCTCGAAGCCGGATGTACCGCACCGGTCGGCGCGATCGCTGAGGTGGTCGAGTCGATCGACGAGGACGGGCGCATCTTCGCCGAACTGTCGCTGCGAGCGGCGGTGGCGGCCGAGGACGGGTCGGACGTGATCCGCGCTTCGGTGGTGGGCCCGGTCGATCGTGCCGTTCAACTGGGCAAGGATCTCGCCGCCGAACTGCTGGAGCTGGGAGCGGGCGACCTCGTCAACTCTCCCTAG
- a CDS encoding glutamyl-tRNA reductase, which produces MSVLLFGVSHRSAPVEVLERLAVSDHDRPKLIDELLSSRAISEAMLVSTCNRVEIYAVVDAFHPALEAVGAVLGDHSGMTVNEMTRHAYVRYSEAAVEHLFTVAAGLDSLVVGEQQILGQIRNAYLSADANDSAGRVLHELAQQALRVGKRVHTETGIDRAGASVVSVALHRAKSLLTDPATGAHRLRRAVVVGAGAMGGLATAQLAREGVTEMVVVNRTVEKADHLAGNIAANHGISVRGVGLDDLPAAMATADVVVTCTGAIGAVVGVGSVHSALASRAGDAAPLVICDLGLPRNVDPAAARLPGVHIVDIEGLRGDSETQAAENDTLAARSIVAAELADYLTHQRQAEVTPTVAALRQRAADVVEAEILRLETRLPDLEGAQRDEVAKTVRRVVDKLLHAPTVRVKQLASTPNGDHYAEALRELFELKPGAAEAVSAPDHLGGLPAGDAAGELGDR; this is translated from the coding sequence GTGAGTGTTCTGTTGTTCGGGGTATCGCACCGCAGTGCTCCGGTCGAGGTGCTCGAGCGGTTGGCGGTCTCCGACCACGACCGGCCCAAACTGATCGACGAACTGCTCTCCTCGCGGGCGATCTCCGAGGCCATGCTCGTGTCCACCTGCAACCGAGTGGAGATCTACGCCGTCGTCGACGCCTTCCACCCGGCCCTCGAGGCGGTCGGCGCGGTCCTCGGCGACCACTCGGGCATGACCGTCAACGAGATGACCCGTCACGCCTACGTCCGGTACTCCGAGGCCGCCGTCGAGCATCTCTTCACCGTCGCGGCAGGCCTCGATTCGCTCGTCGTCGGCGAGCAGCAGATCCTCGGCCAGATCCGCAACGCCTACCTCAGCGCCGACGCAAACGACTCCGCCGGACGTGTCCTGCACGAGCTGGCCCAGCAGGCGCTGCGCGTCGGCAAGCGTGTACACACCGAGACCGGGATCGACCGGGCGGGTGCCTCGGTGGTCTCCGTCGCGCTCCACCGCGCCAAGTCGCTGCTCACCGATCCCGCGACCGGTGCCCATCGCCTGCGTCGTGCGGTCGTCGTCGGTGCCGGCGCGATGGGTGGCCTGGCCACCGCGCAACTAGCCCGCGAGGGCGTGACCGAGATGGTCGTCGTGAACCGGACCGTCGAGAAGGCGGATCATCTCGCCGGCAACATCGCCGCCAACCACGGCATCAGCGTCCGGGGCGTCGGGCTCGACGACCTGCCGGCTGCGATGGCCACGGCCGACGTCGTCGTCACATGTACGGGCGCGATCGGTGCGGTCGTCGGTGTCGGTTCGGTGCACTCGGCGCTCGCATCCCGTGCCGGTGACGCGGCTCCGCTGGTCATCTGCGACCTCGGGTTGCCGCGCAACGTCGACCCGGCCGCCGCACGACTGCCCGGCGTGCACATCGTCGACATCGAGGGACTGCGCGGAGACTCCGAGACCCAGGCCGCCGAGAACGACACCCTCGCGGCCCGTTCGATCGTCGCCGCCGAGCTCGCCGACTACCTCACACATCAGCGTCAGGCCGAGGTCACCCCGACGGTTGCCGCCCTGCGTCAGCGCGCCGCCGACGTCGTCGAGGCCGAGATCCTCCGGCTCGAGACCCGTCTCCCGGACCTCGAGGGCGCACAGCGCGACGAGGTCGCCAAGACCGTCCGCCGCGTCGTCGACAAGCTCCTGCATGCGCCGACCGTGCGCGTCAAGCAGCTGGCCTCGACCCCCAACGGGGACCACTATGCCGAGGCGCTGCGCGAGCTCTTCGAACTCAAGCCCGGTGCCGCGGAAGCGGTTTCGGCCCCCGACCATCTCGGTGGCCTGCCCGCGGGCGACGCGGCCGGCGAGCTGGGTGACCGATGA
- a CDS encoding acyl-CoA dehydrogenase, which yields MGYGNPDFNVFELPEEHIALREAIRALSEKEIEPYAADVDENSRFPQEALDALVASGFNAIHVPEEFGGQGGDSIAACIVIEEVARVDASSSLIPAVNKLGTMGLILNGSDDLKQQVLPGIASGEAMASYALSEREAGSDAAGMKTRARKDGNNWVLNGTKCWITNGGKSSWYTVMAVTDPEKKANGISAFMVHKDDPGFTVGPLEKKLGIKGSPTAELYFEDCTIPLDRIIGDEGTGFKTALQTLDHTRPTIGAQAVGIAQGALDQAIAYVKDRKQFGKPISSFQGVEFMIADMAMKVEAARLMVYTSAARAERGEKNLGFISSASKCFASDVAMEVTTDAVQLFGGAGYTRDFPVERMMRDAKITQIYEGTNQIQRVVMSRALLR from the coding sequence ATGGGTTACGGAAATCCCGACTTCAACGTCTTCGAACTCCCGGAAGAGCACATCGCCCTGCGTGAGGCGATCCGGGCGCTCTCGGAGAAGGAGATCGAGCCCTACGCCGCCGACGTCGACGAGAACTCCCGGTTCCCCCAGGAGGCCCTCGATGCCCTCGTCGCATCGGGGTTCAACGCGATCCACGTACCCGAGGAGTTCGGCGGTCAGGGCGGCGACTCGATCGCGGCGTGCATCGTCATCGAAGAGGTCGCCCGTGTCGACGCGTCGTCCTCGCTCATCCCCGCCGTCAACAAGCTCGGCACCATGGGCCTGATCCTCAACGGCTCCGACGACCTCAAGCAGCAGGTGCTGCCCGGCATCGCGTCCGGCGAGGCTATGGCGTCGTATGCCCTGAGTGAACGCGAGGCCGGCTCCGATGCCGCGGGCATGAAGACCCGCGCCCGCAAGGACGGCAACAACTGGGTGCTCAACGGCACGAAGTGCTGGATCACCAACGGCGGCAAGTCGTCCTGGTACACCGTCATGGCCGTGACCGACCCGGAGAAGAAGGCCAACGGCATCTCCGCGTTCATGGTCCACAAGGACGATCCCGGCTTCACCGTCGGACCGCTGGAGAAGAAGCTCGGCATCAAGGGTTCGCCGACCGCGGAACTGTACTTCGAGGACTGCACGATCCCGCTCGACCGCATCATCGGCGACGAGGGCACCGGCTTCAAGACCGCCCTGCAGACCCTCGATCACACCCGCCCGACCATCGGCGCGCAAGCCGTCGGAATCGCGCAGGGCGCACTCGACCAGGCGATCGCATATGTCAAGGACCGCAAGCAGTTCGGCAAGCCGATCAGCTCGTTCCAGGGTGTGGAGTTCATGATCGCCGACATGGCGATGAAGGTCGAGGCCGCCCGCCTGATGGTCTACACCTCGGCCGCCCGCGCCGAGCGCGGCGAGAAGAACCTGGGGTTCATCTCCTCGGCGTCGAAGTGCTTCGCCTCCGACGTCGCGATGGAGGTCACCACCGACGCCGTCCAGCTCTTCGGCGGCGCCGGCTACACCCGCGACTTCCCGGTCGAGCGCATGATGCGCGACGCCAAGATCACTCAGATCTACGAGGGCACCAACCAGATCCAGCGCGTCGTCATGAGCCGCGCGCTGCTGCGCTGA
- the hemB gene encoding porphobilinogen synthase has protein sequence MPPVIRPRRLRTTPAMRRLVAETSLEPRHLVLPMFVADGIAEPVPISSMPGVVQHTMESLRGAAAEAVAAGVGGLMLFGVPRPEDKDATGSGADAEDGILNRALRTLADDLGDATVLMADTCLDEFTDHGHCGVVDDRGRVDNDETLERYVSMSLAQARAGAHLLGPSGMMDGQVATIRAALDAEGFTDTGILAYAAKYASAFYGPFREAVGSSLQGDRRTYQQDAANRVEALREVRLDLEEGADIVMVKPAMSYLDIVRDVADMSDVPVAAYQISGEYSMISAAAERGWIDRDAAILESLTSIRRAGASIVLTYWAAEVAQRLS, from the coding sequence ATGCCACCCGTGATTCGGCCCCGGCGGTTGCGTACCACCCCGGCGATGCGCCGGCTGGTCGCCGAGACCTCACTCGAGCCGCGACATCTGGTGCTGCCGATGTTCGTCGCCGACGGCATCGCCGAGCCGGTGCCGATCTCGTCGATGCCGGGCGTCGTACAGCACACGATGGAGTCGCTACGCGGTGCCGCGGCCGAGGCGGTCGCGGCCGGCGTCGGCGGACTGATGCTGTTCGGCGTGCCGCGTCCGGAGGACAAGGACGCCACCGGTTCCGGGGCCGACGCCGAGGACGGGATCCTCAACCGGGCCCTGCGCACCCTGGCCGACGATCTCGGGGATGCGACGGTGCTGATGGCCGACACATGCCTCGACGAGTTCACCGATCACGGGCACTGCGGCGTCGTCGACGACCGTGGTCGCGTCGACAACGACGAGACCCTCGAGCGCTATGTCTCGATGTCCCTGGCCCAGGCGCGGGCAGGTGCGCATCTCCTCGGGCCGAGCGGGATGATGGACGGTCAGGTCGCCACCATCCGGGCCGCTCTCGACGCGGAGGGCTTCACCGACACCGGGATCCTGGCCTACGCCGCGAAGTACGCCTCGGCCTTCTACGGCCCGTTCCGGGAAGCGGTCGGCTCGTCGTTGCAGGGGGACCGGCGAACGTACCAGCAGGATGCGGCCAACCGGGTCGAGGCGCTGCGCGAGGTCCGCCTGGACCTCGAGGAGGGCGCCGACATCGTGATGGTGAAGCCCGCGATGAGCTACCTCGACATCGTGCGCGACGTCGCCGACATGAGCGACGTCCCGGTCGCGGCGTACCAGATCAGCGGCGAATACTCGATGATCTCCGCCGCCGCCGAACGCGGCTGGATCGACCGCGACGCCGCGATCCTGGAGTCGCTGACCTCGATCCGGCGGGCCGGCGCGTCGATCGTCCTGACCTACTGGGCGGCCGAGGTGGCACAGCGCCTGTCGTGA